A window from Vulcanimicrobium alpinum encodes these proteins:
- a CDS encoding radical SAM protein, which translates to MIGLAYTDTRGRIYFDETRSPLADAGIERAALREELIPAPPGTVTAMLPGRAPLLAGGRTASRRTALSALLPAGYTRLLLPAYRHGAEAPPLPLFGYTFACVVDDELHVAAMRTDESENWTPRYFAEGELERILARRQADDPQNRTLAQLALCSRDYGCFTAQNVFLDRGEAALPVSPKCNAACVGCISELAPEAGMPSPQRRVAFDADPDDIARIAIRHLERVPDGIVSFGQGCEGEPLLRVTTIERAIAKIRAVRANGTINLNTNGSLPKSLARLIDAGLQAVRVSLNSVRAQPYAAYYRPTGYDIEDVLSSVALAVDRGLRVSLNYLTHPGVTDERAEADALEAFLRAHPVALVQTRTLNIDPERYFAAVGRPREPIGMREALARIERLGISLGNFTHTH; encoded by the coding sequence ATGATCGGACTGGCCTACACCGACACGCGCGGACGCATCTATTTCGACGAGACGCGCTCGCCGCTCGCCGACGCCGGGATCGAACGCGCGGCGCTGCGCGAGGAACTGATCCCCGCCCCGCCCGGGACCGTCACGGCGATGCTCCCCGGCCGCGCGCCGCTGCTCGCCGGCGGACGGACCGCGAGCCGCCGGACCGCGCTCTCGGCGCTGCTTCCCGCCGGCTACACGCGGCTGCTGCTCCCGGCGTATCGACACGGCGCCGAGGCGCCGCCGCTGCCGCTCTTCGGCTACACGTTTGCCTGCGTCGTCGACGACGAGCTCCACGTCGCCGCGATGCGCACCGATGAGAGCGAAAATTGGACGCCGCGCTACTTCGCGGAGGGCGAACTCGAGCGAATTCTCGCGCGCCGGCAAGCCGACGATCCGCAAAACCGGACGCTGGCCCAGCTTGCGCTCTGTTCGCGCGACTACGGCTGCTTTACGGCGCAGAACGTCTTTCTCGACCGCGGCGAAGCAGCGTTGCCCGTCTCGCCGAAGTGCAATGCCGCGTGCGTTGGCTGCATCTCGGAGCTCGCGCCGGAGGCCGGAATGCCGTCGCCGCAGAGGCGCGTCGCCTTCGATGCCGATCCCGACGACATCGCCCGGATCGCGATCCGCCATCTCGAGCGCGTCCCCGACGGGATCGTCTCGTTCGGGCAAGGCTGTGAGGGCGAACCGCTCCTGCGGGTGACGACGATCGAGCGCGCGATCGCGAAGATCCGCGCGGTCCGCGCCAACGGCACGATCAACCTCAACACGAACGGTTCGCTGCCCAAGAGCCTCGCGCGTCTGATCGACGCAGGCCTGCAGGCCGTCCGCGTCAGCCTCAACTCGGTGCGCGCCCAACCGTACGCGGCCTATTACCGGCCGACGGGCTACGATATCGAGGACGTGCTCTCGTCGGTCGCGCTCGCGGTCGATCGCGGCCTGCGCGTCTCGCTGAATTACCTGACGCATCCGGGCGTGACGGACGAGCGCGCCGAGGCCGACGCACTCGAAGCGTTCCTGCGTGCCCATCCCGTCGCGCTCGTCCAAACGCGCACGCTGAACATCGATCCCGAGCGCTACTTCGCCGCCGTCGGCCGGCCGCGCGAGCCGATCGGGATGCGCGAAGCGCTTGCGCGGATCGAACGTCTGGGGATTTCGCTCGGCAACTTCACGCACACGCACTAA
- a CDS encoding ISL3 family transposase — protein MRDTEFIRGLLRVEDPWDVTESKLDLERNRVDVRLEWQGVGRCPKCDRECPKHDHRERVWRDLDLAGDQLFLHASVPRIDCPEHGVTTVAIPWSSGRTEFTSRFERLAIALLLEMSVAAVARRLGISWEQVDSIMLRAVERGKQRRLPRLVRHLGIDEKAVKKRHRYFTIVSDLDRGEVLWVGRGRKRESIDAFYDGLSHEQLHAIEGIAMDMWQPYFESTVAHVPDAARKIVFDKYHITAYLTKAVDLTRRAMMRDKTLDRTALKGTKYSWLRSFANLDRDERRDLSALRSQYKRLGRAWSMKEHFTEFWRYRRESAARRFFADWYRWATHSQLPEMISVARTLKRHFANIITYIRKPITNAAAESLNSKIQMIKFRARGYRNEGRFAAAILFHCGGLDLLPAHPKS, from the coding sequence ATGCGAGACACCGAATTCATCCGCGGGTTGCTGCGCGTCGAAGATCCTTGGGACGTGACCGAATCAAAGCTCGATCTCGAGCGAAATCGGGTCGATGTTCGGCTTGAATGGCAAGGCGTGGGTCGCTGTCCAAAATGCGATCGGGAGTGCCCCAAGCACGATCATCGCGAGCGCGTCTGGCGTGACCTCGATCTGGCCGGCGACCAACTTTTCTTGCACGCCTCCGTACCCCGGATCGATTGTCCCGAGCACGGCGTCACGACCGTTGCGATTCCCTGGTCAAGCGGTCGCACCGAGTTTACGTCGCGCTTCGAGCGTTTGGCGATCGCCCTCCTACTCGAGATGTCCGTCGCGGCGGTCGCGCGTCGCTTGGGCATCAGCTGGGAGCAAGTCGATTCCATTATGCTCCGGGCGGTCGAGCGCGGTAAGCAGCGGCGACTGCCACGTCTTGTGCGGCATCTCGGCATCGACGAGAAGGCCGTCAAAAAGCGGCATCGGTACTTCACGATCGTGTCCGACTTGGACCGCGGCGAGGTCCTGTGGGTCGGTCGCGGTCGCAAGCGCGAATCGATTGACGCTTTCTACGACGGCCTTTCGCACGAACAACTTCATGCCATTGAGGGCATCGCGATGGATATGTGGCAGCCGTACTTCGAGTCGACCGTAGCACACGTGCCCGATGCGGCACGGAAGATCGTCTTCGATAAGTACCACATCACGGCATATCTCACCAAAGCCGTCGATCTCACTCGTCGAGCGATGATGCGTGACAAGACGCTCGACCGAACGGCATTGAAAGGGACTAAGTATTCCTGGTTGCGCTCGTTTGCGAATCTCGACCGCGACGAACGACGTGATCTGAGCGCCTTGCGGAGCCAGTACAAACGCCTTGGCCGCGCGTGGTCGATGAAGGAGCACTTTACGGAGTTCTGGCGATATCGGCGTGAGTCCGCAGCGCGTCGTTTCTTTGCCGATTGGTACCGGTGGGCGACGCACTCTCAATTGCCCGAAATGATCAGCGTCGCGCGCACGCTCAAACGTCACTTTGCGAACATCATCACGTACATTCGCAAGCCGATCACCAATGCGGCAGCCGAGAGCCTCAACAGCAAGATCCAAATGATCAAATTCCGCGCGCGCGGCTATCGCAATGAGGGCCGATTTGCAGCGGCGATTCTATTCCACTGTGGTGGGCTCGACCTCTTGCCCGCCCACCCGAAGTCCTGA
- a CDS encoding potassium channel family protein, whose protein sequence is MRYLIVGCGRVGSTLAKLLVADKHDVVVVDENPAAFKRLGNRFGGQVEVGTGIDYDVLKRAGAERADGFVAVTDGDNRNVMAALIAQKMFRIPKIVARIYDPPRGQLYRELGIETFSPTTIGAQTIRDRLQDVAYASVPTFDFGKLSSLVATVTRAQAGKRVDLVEMDGKIRIAAIRRLGSVSVASPGDVLVEGDEINAIVSPEALTQFAAAFSSARPEARLTA, encoded by the coding sequence ATGAGATATCTGATCGTCGGATGCGGGCGCGTAGGGTCGACCCTCGCCAAGCTGCTCGTCGCCGACAAGCACGACGTCGTCGTCGTGGACGAGAATCCCGCCGCGTTCAAACGGCTGGGGAACCGGTTCGGCGGCCAGGTCGAAGTCGGCACCGGCATCGACTACGACGTGCTCAAGCGGGCGGGCGCCGAGCGGGCTGACGGCTTCGTCGCCGTCACCGACGGCGACAATCGCAACGTGATGGCAGCGCTCATCGCCCAGAAGATGTTCCGGATCCCCAAGATCGTCGCGCGCATCTACGATCCGCCGCGCGGCCAGCTCTATCGCGAGCTCGGGATCGAGACGTTCTCGCCGACGACGATCGGCGCGCAGACGATCCGTGACCGCCTGCAGGACGTCGCGTACGCCAGCGTCCCCACCTTCGATTTCGGCAAACTCTCGTCGCTCGTCGCGACGGTCACGCGGGCGCAGGCCGGCAAGCGCGTCGACCTCGTCGAGATGGACGGAAAGATCCGCATCGCCGCGATCCGGCGGCTCGGCAGCGTCAGCGTCGCCTCGCCCGGCGACGTCCTGGTCGAAGGCGACGAGATCAACGCGATCGTCTCGCCCGAAGCGCTCACCCAGTTTGCAGCGGCATTCTCGTCGGCGCGCCCGGAAGCTCGACTGACCGCCTGA
- a CDS encoding SDR family NAD(P)-dependent oxidoreductase, whose translation MRKQVWFITGAGRGMGVEFARAALAAGHAVVATGRNAERVGSAIGAHDDLLAVKLDVTDLAEARDAAREAFDRFGSIDVLVSNAGNFYSGFLKITPEDVRAQVETTLFGPMNVARAILPYMRAQRSGLVVAISSTAGIVGQAFCTAYAASKFGMEGWIESLAAEVEPFGIRTMLVEPSFFRTELLAPESTKYAKASIADYAARTEETVAAWKSMNGKQGGDPRKLADAVVELARRNEPPPRFIAGADAVAAVEKKAQDLLAQANAERALSSGLGLDDA comes from the coding sequence ATAAGGAAGCAGGTCTGGTTCATCACCGGAGCCGGCCGCGGCATGGGTGTGGAGTTTGCCAGGGCGGCGTTAGCGGCCGGGCACGCCGTCGTCGCAACGGGACGCAACGCCGAGCGCGTCGGCTCGGCAATCGGGGCCCACGACGACCTCCTGGCGGTCAAGCTCGACGTCACCGACTTGGCTGAGGCGAGAGACGCAGCGCGGGAGGCTTTCGATCGGTTCGGCAGCATCGACGTCCTCGTCAGTAATGCGGGAAACTTCTACTCCGGCTTTTTGAAGATCACGCCCGAGGACGTTCGGGCGCAGGTCGAGACGACACTCTTCGGGCCGATGAACGTCGCCCGTGCGATACTCCCGTACATGCGCGCGCAGCGCTCCGGTCTCGTGGTCGCGATCTCTTCAACCGCGGGCATTGTCGGCCAAGCGTTCTGCACCGCGTACGCCGCTTCCAAGTTCGGAATGGAGGGCTGGATCGAGTCGCTCGCTGCCGAGGTCGAGCCGTTCGGCATCCGCACGATGCTCGTCGAGCCGAGTTTTTTTCGCACCGAACTTCTCGCGCCGGAGTCGACAAAGTATGCGAAGGCCTCGATCGCCGATTACGCCGCGCGCACCGAGGAGACCGTAGCGGCCTGGAAGAGCATGAACGGCAAGCAGGGCGGAGATCCCAGAAAGCTTGCCGACGCAGTCGTCGAGCTCGCGAGACGGAACGAGCCGCCGCCGCGCTTTATCGCGGGCGCGGACGCCGTCGCTGCCGTGGAAAAGAAGGCCCAGGATCTGCTCGCTCAGGCGAATGCGGAGCGCGCGCTATCGAGCGGACTCGGTCTCGACGACGCCTGA
- a CDS encoding potassium channel family protein: protein MFILIVGGGKVGTYLARGLIKQQHEVVVIEKDARKAQMMTNLLETDIAIVGDGCDPNILLQAGVQRADVVVADTGDDEDNLVVCIITKKHSSARCIARVNNPKNKLIFESLDADRPVTVISSTEIILEMIDERVNVNAAHLEPLARVGHGDLELVQLRIAEDSPARGKRIAEVSLPRGSVIVAVDRGGGDVVVPNGDTTLQRGDDVIAMIKRDTRSDVCAALVG, encoded by the coding sequence GTGTTCATCCTGATCGTCGGCGGCGGCAAGGTCGGCACCTATCTTGCGCGCGGCCTCATCAAGCAGCAGCACGAAGTCGTCGTCATCGAAAAGGACGCGCGCAAAGCGCAGATGATGACGAACCTGCTCGAAACCGACATCGCGATCGTCGGCGACGGCTGCGATCCGAACATCCTCCTGCAGGCGGGCGTCCAGCGCGCCGACGTCGTGGTCGCCGACACCGGCGACGACGAAGACAACCTCGTCGTCTGCATCATCACTAAGAAACACTCGTCGGCGCGCTGTATCGCGCGCGTCAACAACCCGAAGAACAAACTGATCTTCGAGTCGCTCGACGCCGATCGGCCCGTCACCGTGATCTCGTCGACCGAGATCATCCTCGAGATGATCGACGAGCGGGTGAACGTGAACGCCGCGCACCTCGAACCGCTCGCGCGCGTCGGCCACGGCGATCTGGAACTGGTGCAGCTGCGGATCGCCGAGGACAGCCCGGCGCGCGGCAAGCGGATCGCCGAGGTCTCGCTCCCGCGCGGGAGCGTGATCGTCGCGGTCGATCGGGGCGGCGGCGACGTGGTCGTCCCCAACGGCGACACGACGCTGCAGCGCGGCGACGACGTGATCGCTATGATCAAGCGCGACACGCGCTCCGACGTCTGCGCCGCCTTGGTGGGCTGA
- a CDS encoding Clp protease N-terminal domain-containing protein, whose protein sequence is MLRAAEQECRNHNHYYVGAEHMLYALLEEHDGSVDARLAAVGVEPSRIHAEIKRSLGTGDGRTWEGILVTPRVRKIVEIAERLAGDHEIEPLDLFEAIRTEGGGLAAEILRRAWNS, encoded by the coding sequence GTGCTCCGAGCCGCGGAGCAAGAGTGCCGGAACCATAACCACTACTACGTGGGCGCCGAGCACATGCTCTACGCACTGCTCGAGGAGCACGACGGCAGCGTCGACGCTCGGCTCGCCGCCGTCGGCGTCGAGCCTTCTCGCATCCACGCGGAGATCAAGCGCTCCCTCGGTACCGGTGACGGCCGCACGTGGGAGGGCATCCTGGTGACACCTCGGGTGCGGAAGATCGTAGAAATCGCAGAGCGTCTCGCGGGAGACCATGAGATCGAGCCGCTCGATCTGTTCGAAGCGATCCGGACCGAAGGCGGCGGACTCGCTGCCGAGATCCTGAGGCGCGCATGGAACAGTTGA
- a CDS encoding quinone-dependent dihydroorotate dehydrogenase → MFDPYPFARPFLHRLDPEDAHAVTLRALEANVVPGQPRDVDPILETTLFGRRLSNPVGLAAGFDKNGRVFERMGTHGFGFVEVGGVTPKPQAGNPRPRVFRLPEDGAVINRMGFPNGGAEVLEGRLRAKRRPDDLGLGINLASNADSADPAADFVALASRFAPYADYLTLDVSCPNTVNGLEFLDPERLADLLARLAAIAWPVRPALVAKLSPDIDDSLLQRMVAVLLEARIDGIIVANTTRARPPLRSSYAREAGGLSGLPLFARSTAMLARVRELAGPALMLIGVGGITSGADAYAKIRAGATAVQLYTGLVYGGTALVTRIKRELGALLRRDGFAGVAEAAGAGTSASPAVL, encoded by the coding sequence GTGTTCGATCCGTATCCGTTCGCCCGTCCGTTCCTGCACCGTCTCGATCCCGAAGACGCGCATGCCGTCACGCTGCGCGCGCTCGAGGCGAACGTCGTCCCAGGCCAGCCGCGCGATGTCGATCCGATTCTGGAGACGACGCTGTTCGGCCGCCGCTTGAGCAACCCGGTCGGTCTCGCCGCCGGCTTCGACAAGAACGGCCGCGTGTTCGAGCGGATGGGAACGCACGGATTCGGATTCGTCGAGGTCGGCGGCGTGACGCCGAAACCGCAGGCGGGGAATCCGCGGCCGCGGGTTTTCCGGCTTCCGGAAGACGGCGCGGTGATCAACCGGATGGGCTTCCCCAACGGCGGCGCGGAAGTGCTCGAAGGCCGTTTGCGTGCGAAGCGCCGCCCGGACGATCTCGGGCTGGGGATCAACCTCGCCTCGAATGCCGACAGCGCCGATCCGGCCGCGGACTTCGTCGCGCTCGCGAGCCGATTTGCGCCCTACGCCGACTACCTCACGCTCGACGTCTCGTGTCCCAACACCGTCAACGGACTGGAGTTTCTGGACCCCGAGCGGCTGGCCGACCTGCTGGCGCGCCTCGCCGCCATCGCCTGGCCGGTCCGTCCCGCGCTGGTCGCCAAGCTCTCGCCGGATATCGACGATTCCCTGCTCCAGCGGATGGTCGCGGTGCTGCTCGAGGCGCGCATCGACGGCATCATTGTCGCGAACACGACGCGCGCGCGACCGCCGCTGCGCAGCAGCTATGCGCGCGAGGCCGGCGGTCTTTCGGGCCTGCCGCTGTTCGCGCGGTCGACCGCGATGCTGGCCCGGGTGCGCGAACTCGCCGGCCCGGCCCTCATGCTGATCGGCGTCGGCGGCATCACGAGCGGGGCCGACGCCTACGCGAAGATCAGGGCCGGGGCGACCGCGGTCCAGCTCTACACGGGGCTCGTCTACGGGGGGACGGCGCTGGTCACGCGGATCAAGCGCGAGCTCGGCGCGCTGTTACGGCGGGACGGGTTCGCCGGCGTCGCGGAGGCCGCCGGGGCAGGAACCTCGGCGTCTCCAGCCGTGTTATAG
- the dapF gene encoding diaminopimelate epimerase — MTIAVPIVKTNGTGNDFVIVDERVAPLDDPVAFARRICARDDGGLGADGVLLVGSSQHFDARMRVINADGSEAEMCGNGMRCVARYLDEHDGIGAATVETLAGPIGTRIIERAPYRIAVEMAEPRIGDRIVLARGDGGAFDDVTPVDVGNPHVVIVVDDFRDIDLAVDGARIERDPRFPHGTNVHFVALRGERIDVVHWERGAGATQACGTGAVAVAAVLMASGRAASPVMLHVPGGLLEVAWTPGTRPTLVGDAVREFERTVSI; from the coding sequence GTGACGATCGCCGTTCCGATCGTCAAGACGAACGGAACCGGAAACGATTTCGTGATCGTCGACGAGCGCGTCGCACCTCTCGACGATCCGGTCGCGTTCGCGCGCCGCATCTGCGCGCGCGACGACGGCGGCCTCGGCGCCGACGGCGTGCTGCTCGTCGGATCCTCGCAGCACTTCGACGCGCGGATGCGCGTGATCAACGCCGACGGCAGCGAAGCGGAGATGTGCGGCAACGGGATGCGCTGCGTCGCGCGCTACCTCGACGAGCACGACGGCATCGGCGCGGCGACGGTGGAAACGCTCGCCGGACCGATCGGGACCCGGATCATCGAACGTGCGCCGTACCGCATCGCGGTCGAGATGGCCGAGCCGCGGATCGGCGATCGGATCGTTCTCGCGCGCGGCGACGGCGGCGCGTTCGACGACGTGACGCCGGTCGACGTCGGCAACCCCCACGTCGTCATCGTCGTCGACGACTTCCGCGACATCGACCTCGCGGTCGACGGTGCGCGGATCGAACGCGATCCGCGTTTTCCGCATGGCACCAACGTGCATTTCGTCGCGCTCCGCGGCGAACGGATCGACGTGGTGCACTGGGAGCGCGGCGCGGGCGCCACGCAGGCTTGCGGCACCGGTGCGGTCGCGGTCGCGGCGGTGCTGATGGCGAGCGGCCGGGCGGCCTCCCCCGTGATGCTGCACGTCCCCGGCGGGCTGCTCGAAGTCGCGTGGACGCCGGGGACGCGCCCGACGCTCGTCGGCGACGCGGTGCGCGAATTCGAACGCACCGTCAGTATCTGA
- a CDS encoding phage holin family protein: protein MGFVIRLVVNAAALLVVAYLVPGIHVSGFVGALIAALILGIVNAVLKPILVLLSLPLEILTLGLFTLVINALLFWLVGAIGFGMRVDGFWPAFWGALVMSIVSWILSAITGADRPARTRA, encoded by the coding sequence ATGGGCTTCGTCATCAGACTCGTCGTCAACGCCGCGGCGTTGCTCGTGGTCGCCTATCTGGTCCCGGGGATCCACGTCTCGGGGTTCGTCGGCGCGCTGATCGCGGCGCTGATCCTCGGCATCGTCAACGCGGTCCTCAAACCGATCCTGGTGCTGCTCAGCCTTCCGCTCGAGATCCTCACGCTGGGTCTCTTCACGCTCGTCATCAACGCGCTGCTGTTCTGGCTCGTCGGCGCGATCGGGTTCGGGATGCGGGTGGACGGCTTCTGGCCCGCGTTCTGGGGCGCGCTCGTGATGTCGATCGTCTCGTGGATTCTCTCGGCGATCACCGGCGCCGACCGGCCCGCGCGCACGCGCGCGTAA
- the uvrC gene encoding excinuclease ABC subunit UvrC — translation MTEPSRLERTLSQLSDQPGVYMMLGEDGRILYIGKAVSLRNRVRSYFQDSAAHPYRTLRMVQRVVDVRTIVVTNEIEALILEANLIKRHQPPFNVRLRDDKRFPYLKVTSERFPRVVFTRVVKDDGGRYFGPYTNAAGLRELIDLIRIVFPLRTCREPIDGKRKRPCLQYHIKRCLAPCVGYQSEDDYDKLVDEVNLFLEGHYDPLIERLQGEMSAAAEHYNFEAAARLRDRIIAVRRTIEAQKVVWRSRIDVDLMAFARAQGQACVQVFMVRDGKLLGQEYFILEGAGEQSDAELFSQFLKQFYTARTGNYGMNGAFEAEIDASPLALRAARDQQAPVAVKARARRRAGFESAIPKEIQVEAMPEDASVIEAWLTEIKAQRVRIVVPQRGERREYLALVKKNAEQNLRAFLVHQEATEHASASALTELASGLDLPEPPHRIECYDISNIQGTNSVASMVVFIEGRPKKSDYRHFNIQAVEGPNDFASMQETLRRRLRYLRQDADRPPVADGDAATRAIEAQARKRERFHEKPDLLLIDGGKGQLNAVAEVMRELDMWGIPVAGLAKENEWLYLPGNSEPIVLPPNSAGLHLVMRIRDEAHRFAIAHHRSKRGKAMTKSVLDTLAGVGPVRKKRLLAAFGSVRAIRNASVDEIAAVKGMTPALASQVKEALSR, via the coding sequence GTGACCGAGCCGTCGCGCCTCGAACGCACCCTCTCGCAGCTCTCCGACCAGCCCGGCGTCTACATGATGCTCGGGGAAGACGGCCGCATCTTGTATATCGGGAAGGCGGTGTCGCTGCGCAATCGCGTGCGCTCGTACTTCCAGGACTCGGCGGCGCACCCGTACCGCACGCTGCGGATGGTGCAGCGGGTCGTCGACGTGCGGACGATCGTCGTCACCAACGAGATCGAAGCGCTGATCCTCGAAGCGAACCTGATCAAGCGGCATCAGCCGCCGTTCAACGTCCGCCTGCGCGACGACAAACGCTTTCCGTATCTGAAAGTCACGAGCGAACGGTTCCCGCGCGTCGTGTTCACGCGGGTGGTGAAGGACGACGGCGGCCGCTACTTCGGTCCCTACACGAATGCCGCGGGCCTGCGCGAACTGATCGACCTGATCCGCATCGTCTTTCCGCTGCGCACCTGCCGCGAGCCGATCGACGGAAAGCGCAAACGGCCGTGTTTGCAGTACCACATCAAACGCTGTCTCGCGCCGTGCGTCGGGTATCAGTCCGAAGACGATTACGACAAGCTCGTCGACGAAGTCAACCTGTTTCTCGAGGGGCACTACGATCCGCTGATCGAGCGGCTGCAGGGCGAGATGAGCGCCGCGGCCGAGCACTACAACTTCGAGGCGGCGGCGCGTCTGCGCGACCGCATCATCGCGGTGCGGCGGACCATCGAAGCGCAGAAGGTCGTGTGGCGCTCGCGGATCGACGTTGACTTGATGGCGTTCGCGCGTGCGCAGGGCCAAGCGTGCGTGCAAGTCTTCATGGTCCGCGACGGTAAGCTGCTGGGCCAGGAGTATTTCATCCTCGAGGGCGCCGGCGAGCAGAGCGACGCGGAGCTGTTCTCGCAGTTTCTCAAACAGTTCTACACCGCCCGCACCGGGAATTACGGGATGAACGGCGCGTTCGAAGCGGAGATCGACGCCTCGCCGCTCGCGCTGCGCGCCGCGCGCGACCAGCAGGCGCCGGTCGCGGTGAAGGCGCGCGCGCGGCGGCGGGCCGGGTTCGAGAGCGCGATCCCCAAAGAGATTCAAGTCGAGGCGATGCCCGAGGACGCGTCGGTGATCGAAGCGTGGCTCACCGAGATCAAGGCCCAGCGCGTGCGGATCGTCGTGCCGCAGCGCGGCGAGCGCCGCGAGTATCTCGCGCTGGTGAAGAAGAACGCGGAGCAGAACCTGCGCGCGTTTCTCGTGCACCAGGAGGCGACCGAGCACGCGTCGGCGAGCGCCCTCACCGAACTCGCGTCGGGGCTCGACTTGCCGGAGCCGCCGCATCGCATCGAGTGCTACGACATCTCGAACATCCAAGGAACCAACTCGGTCGCGTCAATGGTCGTCTTTATCGAGGGGCGGCCGAAGAAGAGCGACTACCGCCACTTCAACATCCAGGCCGTCGAGGGGCCGAACGACTTCGCATCGATGCAGGAGACGCTGCGACGCCGCCTGCGGTATCTGCGCCAAGATGCGGACCGGCCGCCGGTCGCGGACGGCGACGCGGCGACGCGCGCGATCGAAGCGCAGGCGCGCAAGCGCGAGCGGTTCCACGAAAAGCCGGATCTGCTGCTGATCGACGGCGGGAAAGGTCAGCTCAACGCCGTCGCCGAGGTGATGCGCGAACTCGACATGTGGGGCATCCCGGTCGCCGGTCTCGCGAAAGAGAACGAGTGGCTCTATCTCCCCGGCAACAGCGAGCCGATCGTGCTGCCGCCGAACTCGGCCGGGTTGCATCTGGTGATGCGGATTCGCGACGAAGCGCATCGCTTCGCGATCGCGCACCACCGCAGCAAACGCGGCAAGGCGATGACGAAATCGGTCCTCGACACGCTCGCGGGGGTCGGGCCCGTGCGCAAGAAGCGTTTGCTGGCGGCGTTCGGTTCGGTGCGCGCGATCCGCAACGCGTCCGTCGACGAGATCGCCGCGGTGAAGGGGATGACGCCGGCGCTCGCGTCGCAGGTGAAAGAGGCGCTGAGCCGCTGA
- a CDS encoding GNAT family N-acetyltransferase — protein sequence MIFLSRMLDEHRSRFDDMLAEYREHAELGLYTWLYDVAWQGYDAYRAMLARLEQGGWPFPEVVPGATYFVMDDDHVVGEIYLRFGLTPALERDGGNIGYQVRPRARNRAYATQGLRIARSRLAERGLRSALVTCGAEHAASIRVIEKNGGVRLEDAMLPDGTVNRRYRVPCG from the coding sequence GTGATCTTCCTGAGCCGGATGCTCGACGAGCATCGATCGCGATTTGACGACATGCTCGCGGAGTATCGAGAACACGCAGAACTCGGTCTCTATACCTGGTTGTACGACGTTGCGTGGCAGGGTTACGACGCGTATCGGGCGATGCTCGCGCGACTCGAACAGGGCGGCTGGCCCTTTCCCGAAGTCGTCCCGGGAGCGACGTACTTTGTTATGGACGACGACCACGTCGTCGGCGAAATTTATCTTCGGTTTGGTCTTACGCCTGCGCTCGAGCGAGACGGCGGAAACATCGGCTATCAGGTGCGTCCGCGCGCGCGCAATCGCGCCTACGCGACGCAGGGACTGCGCATCGCACGTTCTCGCTTGGCGGAACGAGGGTTGCGATCGGCACTCGTCACTTGCGGCGCGGAGCATGCGGCCTCGATTCGGGTGATCGAAAAGAACGGAGGGGTTCGGCTCGAGGATGCGATGCTGCCGGACGGCACGGTGAATCGTCGCTACCGCGTGCCTTGCGGATAG
- a CDS encoding DedA family protein codes for MEQLTHIVHDVVVHLGYAGLFIVMMLGNMGAPAGTEIVMPTAGGLAAQGHFPGIPGVATWLLVGLVGTAGEVVGGALLYAVGYYGGEPFLERYGKYIGFKQKELVRVHGFYERFGNQTVFWCRFIPFIRGVAAFPAGVARMQKRYFVTYTALGSAIFCFGLAYLGNLAGKNVDALDATLHKFSTAFIVGLVVVIVAFVVYKIVTRGRKRAAAERDIA; via the coding sequence ATGGAACAGTTGACCCACATCGTTCACGACGTCGTCGTCCATCTCGGCTACGCCGGGCTGTTCATCGTGATGATGCTCGGCAACATGGGCGCGCCGGCGGGGACGGAGATCGTGATGCCGACGGCGGGCGGCCTCGCGGCGCAGGGTCATTTTCCGGGGATCCCGGGGGTGGCGACGTGGCTGCTCGTCGGGCTGGTGGGGACCGCGGGCGAAGTCGTCGGCGGCGCGCTCCTCTACGCGGTGGGCTACTACGGAGGCGAACCGTTCCTCGAGCGGTACGGAAAATACATCGGGTTCAAGCAGAAAGAGCTCGTGCGCGTCCACGGGTTCTACGAGCGCTTCGGCAACCAGACGGTGTTCTGGTGCCGGTTCATCCCGTTCATCCGCGGCGTTGCCGCGTTCCCCGCCGGCGTTGCGCGGATGCAGAAGCGCTATTTCGTGACGTACACGGCGCTCGGCTCGGCGATCTTCTGCTTCGGGCTGGCGTATCTCGGCAACTTGGCGGGGAAGAACGTCGACGCGCTCGACGCGACCTTGCACAAGTTTTCGACCGCGTTCATCGTCGGGCTTGTCGTGGTGATCGTCGCCTTCGTCGTCTACAAGATCGTGACGCGCGGCCGCAAGCGCGCCGCAGCCGAACGCGACATCGCATAA